In Streptomyces sp. P3, one DNA window encodes the following:
- a CDS encoding glutamate synthase subunit beta, with amino-acid sequence MADPKGFLNHGREVAKSRPVDVRLKDWNEVYVPGSLLPIIGKQASRCMDCGIPFCHNGCPLGNLIPEWNDFAYREDWSAAQERLHATNNFPEFTGRLCPAPCESACVLGINQPAVTIKNVEVSIIDKAWETGDVAPQAPERLSGKTVAVIGSGPAGLAAAQQLTRAGHTVAVYERADRIGGLLRYGIPEFKMEKRHINRRIEQMRAEGTRFRTGIEIGRDLKATDLKKRYDAVVIAAGATTARDLPVPGRELKGVHQAMEYLPLANKVQEGDFVAPPITAEGKHVVVIGGGDTGADCVGTAHRQGAASVTQLEIMPRPGEERNPGQPWPTFPMLYKVTSAHEEGGERVYSVSTTHFEGDEDGNVQWLHLTEVEFVEGRLTPKPGTERKIPAQLVTLAMGFTGTDRENGLVEQFGLALDERGNVARDADFATNVPGVYVAGDAGRGQSLIVWAIAEGRSAARGVDRFLTGASDLPAPIRPTDRSLMV; translated from the coding sequence ATGGCTGACCCGAAGGGCTTCCTGAACCACGGCCGTGAGGTCGCCAAGTCCCGCCCCGTCGACGTGCGGCTGAAGGACTGGAACGAGGTCTACGTTCCCGGTTCGCTGCTGCCGATCATCGGCAAGCAGGCCAGCCGGTGCATGGACTGCGGCATCCCGTTCTGCCACAACGGCTGCCCGCTGGGGAACCTGATCCCCGAGTGGAACGACTTCGCCTACCGCGAGGACTGGTCGGCCGCGCAGGAGCGGCTGCACGCGACGAACAACTTCCCGGAGTTCACCGGGCGGCTGTGCCCGGCTCCCTGCGAGTCGGCGTGCGTGCTCGGCATCAACCAGCCGGCCGTCACCATCAAGAACGTCGAGGTCTCGATCATCGACAAGGCGTGGGAGACCGGCGACGTCGCCCCGCAGGCGCCCGAGCGCCTGTCCGGCAAGACGGTCGCGGTCATCGGTTCGGGCCCGGCGGGCCTGGCCGCCGCCCAGCAGCTCACCCGGGCCGGCCACACCGTCGCCGTCTACGAGCGCGCGGACCGCATCGGCGGCCTCCTCCGGTACGGCATCCCCGAGTTCAAGATGGAGAAGCGGCACATCAACCGCCGCATCGAGCAGATGCGCGCGGAGGGCACCCGCTTCCGCACCGGCATCGAGATCGGCCGCGACCTCAAGGCGACCGACCTCAAGAAGCGCTACGACGCCGTCGTGATCGCCGCCGGCGCCACGACCGCTCGTGACCTGCCGGTCCCCGGCCGTGAGCTCAAGGGCGTCCACCAGGCGATGGAGTACCTGCCGCTGGCCAACAAGGTCCAGGAGGGCGACTTCGTGGCGCCCCCGATCACGGCCGAGGGCAAGCACGTCGTGGTCATCGGCGGCGGCGACACCGGTGCCGACTGCGTGGGCACCGCCCACCGCCAGGGCGCGGCCTCCGTCACCCAGCTGGAGATCATGCCCCGGCCGGGCGAGGAGCGGAACCCGGGCCAGCCGTGGCCGACCTTCCCGATGCTCTACAAGGTCACCTCCGCGCACGAGGAGGGCGGCGAGCGGGTCTACTCCGTCTCCACCACCCACTTCGAGGGCGACGAGGACGGCAACGTCCAGTGGCTGCACCTCACCGAGGTCGAGTTCGTCGAGGGCAGGCTGACGCCCAAGCCGGGCACGGAGCGCAAGATCCCCGCGCAGCTGGTCACCCTCGCCATGGGCTTCACCGGCACCGACCGCGAGAACGGCCTGGTGGAGCAGTTCGGCCTGGCGCTCGACGAGCGCGGTAACGTCGCGCGTGACGCGGACTTCGCGACCAACGTGCCCGGCGTGTACGTCGCCGGAGACGCCGGCCGCGGCCAGTCGCTCATCGTGTGGGCGATCGCGGAGGGCCGCTCGGCCGCCCGCGGCGTCGACCGGTTCCTGACCGGCGCGAGCGACCTGCCTGCCCCCATCCGCCCGACGGACCGCTCGCTGATGGTCTGA
- a CDS encoding VWA domain-containing protein has product MVAISLTKVQETAPALVSLYKSAGVSLAKHGLGGQRAAVYLVVDYSGSMKPYYQDGSVQALADRVLGLSAHLDDDGRVPVVFFSTDVDAVTDIALADHQGRVDRIVAGLGHMGRTSYHLAMDAVIDHYLDSGAREPALVVFQTDGGPINKLAAERYLCKASKLPLFWQFIGFGDRGSRQFDFLRRLDELPVPAKRTVDNAGFFHAGPDPRKVSDADLYDRLVGEFPQWLTAARAHGIVRP; this is encoded by the coding sequence ATGGTCGCGATCAGTCTCACCAAGGTCCAGGAGACCGCACCCGCGCTGGTCAGCCTCTACAAGAGCGCCGGGGTGTCCCTCGCCAAACACGGCCTCGGCGGGCAGCGGGCCGCCGTCTACCTCGTCGTCGACTACTCGGGGTCGATGAAGCCGTACTACCAGGACGGCAGTGTGCAGGCGCTCGCCGACCGGGTGTTGGGACTCTCCGCCCATCTCGACGACGACGGCCGGGTGCCGGTCGTCTTCTTCTCCACCGACGTCGACGCCGTCACCGACATCGCCCTGGCCGACCATCAGGGGCGGGTGGACCGCATCGTGGCCGGGCTCGGGCACATGGGCAGGACCAGTTACCACCTCGCCATGGACGCCGTCATCGACCACTACCTCGACAGCGGCGCACGGGAGCCCGCGCTCGTCGTCTTCCAGACCGACGGCGGTCCCATCAACAAGCTCGCCGCGGAGCGCTACCTCTGCAAGGCCTCCAAGCTGCCCCTGTTCTGGCAGTTCATCGGCTTCGGCGACCGCGGCAGCAGACAGTTCGACTTCCTGCGCAGGCTCGACGAGCTGCCCGTCCCGGCGAAGCGGACGGTCGACAACGCCGGTTTCTTCCACGCCGGTCCGGATCCGCGGAAGGTGTCGGACGCGGATCTCTACGACCGGCTCGTGGGCGAGTTCCCGCAATGGCTGACGGCCGCCCGGGCACACGGGATCGTACGGCCGTAG
- a CDS encoding cytochrome bc complex cytochrome b subunit, which translates to MGEYAGSVNEAAQEGSSRPRGEPGKGERVADWADERLGLYTLAKANLRKVFPDHWSFMLGEICLYSFLILILTGVYLTLFFEPSSAEVVYHGSYAPLNGITMTRAYESTLDISFDVRGGLLIRQIHHWSALVFVTGMLVHMMRVFFTGAFRKPREVNWVFGWLLLFLGILTGLTGYSLPDDLLSGTGVRFADGAILSVPIVGTYLSFFLFGGEFPGHDIISRFYPIHVLLLPGIMLGLVVAHLILVFFHKHTQYPGPGRDQRSVVGMPFMPVYMAKAGGFFFLVFGVLAVMGGIASVNPVWAFGPYRPDLVTTGAQPDWYLGFSEGLIRVMPGWEINAWGHTLELGVLIPFSLFPLILLAIGAYPFVEAWITGDRREHHILDRPRNAPVRTGLGVAWLTLYAVLLLGGGNDIVATHLHLSINAITWFVRISVFVAPVVAFMVTKRICLGLQRRDRDLVLHGRETGTIRRLPHGEYIEVHEPLSRERLFTLTQHEQPAPYEIGPLVDHNGVRRPVTVSQRVRARLARAMYGADGHIPKPTPEEYRELTGGHGGQGSPAGHGGHEGHAGHGGDGH; encoded by the coding sequence ATGGGCGAGTACGCGGGATCGGTGAACGAGGCGGCGCAGGAAGGCAGTTCACGGCCGAGGGGCGAGCCGGGCAAGGGCGAGCGGGTCGCTGACTGGGCGGACGAACGGCTCGGGCTGTACACGCTGGCGAAGGCCAACCTGCGCAAGGTGTTCCCGGACCACTGGTCCTTCATGCTGGGCGAGATCTGTCTCTACAGCTTCCTGATCCTCATCCTCACCGGCGTCTATCTCACCCTGTTCTTCGAGCCGAGCAGCGCCGAGGTCGTCTACCACGGCTCCTACGCGCCCCTCAACGGCATCACGATGACGCGGGCGTACGAGTCGACGCTCGACATCAGTTTCGACGTGCGCGGCGGGCTGCTGATCCGGCAGATCCACCACTGGTCGGCGCTGGTCTTCGTCACCGGCATGCTCGTGCACATGATGCGGGTGTTCTTCACCGGCGCGTTCCGCAAGCCGCGCGAGGTCAACTGGGTGTTCGGCTGGCTGCTGTTGTTCCTCGGCATCCTTACCGGTCTCACCGGCTACTCGCTCCCCGACGACCTGCTCTCCGGCACCGGGGTGCGGTTCGCCGACGGCGCGATCCTGTCCGTCCCGATCGTCGGGACGTACCTGTCCTTCTTCCTCTTCGGAGGGGAGTTCCCGGGGCACGACATCATCTCCCGGTTCTACCCGATCCACGTCCTGCTGCTGCCCGGCATCATGCTGGGGCTGGTCGTCGCCCACCTCATCCTGGTGTTCTTCCACAAGCACACCCAGTACCCCGGACCCGGACGCGACCAGAGGAGCGTCGTCGGCATGCCGTTCATGCCGGTATACATGGCGAAGGCCGGCGGGTTCTTCTTCCTGGTCTTCGGGGTGCTGGCGGTGATGGGCGGTATCGCGAGCGTCAACCCGGTGTGGGCGTTCGGACCGTACCGGCCGGACCTGGTGACGACGGGCGCCCAGCCGGACTGGTACCTCGGCTTCTCCGAGGGGCTGATCCGGGTGATGCCGGGCTGGGAGATCAACGCCTGGGGCCACACCCTGGAACTGGGCGTCCTCATCCCGTTCTCGCTCTTCCCGCTGATCCTGCTCGCCATCGGGGCCTATCCGTTCGTCGAGGCGTGGATCACCGGCGACAGGCGGGAGCACCACATCCTCGACCGGCCGCGCAACGCCCCCGTGCGCACCGGTCTCGGCGTGGCATGGCTGACCCTGTACGCGGTGCTGCTGCTCGGCGGCGGCAACGACATCGTCGCCACGCATCTGCACCTGTCCATCAACGCGATCACCTGGTTCGTGCGGATCTCCGTGTTCGTCGCCCCGGTCGTCGCCTTCATGGTCACCAAGCGGATCTGTCTCGGACTGCAGCGCCGCGACCGGGACCTGGTGCTGCACGGCCGGGAGACGGGCACCATCAGGCGTCTGCCGCACGGCGAGTACATCGAGGTCCACGAACCCCTGAGCCGGGAGCGGCTGTTCACCCTCACCCAGCACGAGCAGCCCGCGCCGTACGAGATCGGTCCGCTCGTCGACCACAACGGGGTGCGGCGGCCGGTCACCGTGTCCCAGCGGGTGCGGGCGCGGCTGGCCCGGGCGATGTACGGGGCGGACGGCCACATCCCCAAGCCGACGCCCGAGGAGTACCGCGAGCTCACCGGGGGCCACGGAGGTCAGGGGAGTCCTGCGGGCCACGGGGGTCATGAGGGCCACGCGGGACATGGGGGAGACGGACACTGA
- a CDS encoding GDSL-type esterase/lipase family protein, giving the protein MSRAPEPAWVTTPVTADLLRGALDVERTDHGVLPHRLPPRARAQCADPQLAMAESQPSGVRLAFRSEATAVELDVLPTRRVYVGGPPLPDGVYELLVDGRPVRAAVAPEGGRVQSVDLAADTVDTRCGPVVTLRFTGLPAGAKDLEIWLPPTETTELVALRTDAPLTAAPAHGRPVWLHHGSSISHGSNAVRPTATWPALAASLARVELINLGLGGSALLDPFTARALRDTPADLISVKVGINVVNLDLMRLRAFTPAVHGFLDTIREGRPSTPLVVVSPILCPMHEDTPGPTSLDFASAAAGRALFQPMGDPAEVAYGKLTLRVIRAELARIVAERAADDPHLHHVDGLDLYGEADAAGTPLPDGLHPDGAGHRLIGERFARRVLSVRLPHVPRGPHDPRGPQDSPDLRGPR; this is encoded by the coding sequence ATGAGCCGCGCGCCCGAGCCGGCCTGGGTCACCACGCCGGTCACCGCCGATCTGCTGCGCGGAGCCCTCGACGTGGAGCGCACCGACCACGGTGTGCTGCCGCACCGGCTGCCCCCACGCGCGCGTGCCCAGTGCGCCGACCCGCAGCTCGCCATGGCAGAGTCCCAGCCGTCGGGTGTGCGGCTCGCGTTCCGCAGCGAGGCGACCGCCGTCGAGCTGGACGTCCTGCCCACGAGGCGGGTCTACGTCGGCGGCCCGCCCCTCCCGGACGGCGTGTACGAACTGCTCGTCGACGGCCGTCCGGTCAGGGCCGCCGTCGCGCCGGAGGGCGGCCGCGTGCAGAGCGTCGACCTGGCGGCCGACACCGTCGACACGCGGTGCGGCCCGGTCGTCACCCTGCGGTTCACGGGCCTGCCGGCCGGGGCCAAGGACCTGGAGATCTGGCTTCCGCCCACCGAGACCACCGAACTGGTCGCCCTGCGCACCGACGCCCCGCTGACCGCCGCCCCCGCGCACGGCCGCCCGGTCTGGCTGCACCACGGCAGTTCGATCAGTCACGGCTCAAACGCCGTGCGCCCCACCGCGACCTGGCCCGCCCTCGCCGCCTCGCTGGCCCGGGTGGAGCTGATCAACCTGGGCCTGGGCGGCAGCGCCCTGCTGGACCCGTTCACCGCCCGCGCGCTGCGGGACACCCCGGCCGACCTGATCAGCGTCAAGGTGGGCATCAACGTGGTGAACCTCGACCTGATGCGGCTGCGCGCCTTCACCCCGGCCGTGCACGGCTTCCTCGACACGATCCGCGAGGGACGTCCGAGCACGCCCCTGGTGGTCGTCTCACCGATCCTGTGCCCGATGCACGAGGACACGCCCGGCCCCACCTCGCTCGACTTCGCCTCCGCCGCCGCGGGCAGGGCGCTGTTCCAGCCGATGGGCGATCCGGCCGAGGTGGCGTACGGGAAGCTGACCCTGCGGGTGATCCGCGCCGAACTGGCCCGGATCGTGGCCGAGCGCGCCGCCGACGACCCGCACCTGCACCACGTCGACGGCCTCGATCTCTACGGCGAGGCCGACGCCGCGGGGACGCCGCTGCCCGACGGCCTCCACCCGGACGGGGCGGGACACCGTCTGATCGGCGAACGCTTCGCGCGGCGGGTCCTCAGTGTCCGTCTCCCCCATGTCCCGCGTGGCCCTCATGACCCCCGTGGCCCGCAGGACTCCCCTGACCTCCGTGGCCCCCGGTGA
- a CDS encoding TetR/AcrR family transcriptional regulator, with amino-acid sequence MGRVGLTTERLVGAGAELADEAGFEEVTVSALARRFDVKVASLYSHVKNSQDLRTRIALLALDELADRAADALAGRAGKDALTALANVYRDYAHEHPGRYAAAQLRLDPETAAASAGVRHAQMTRALLRGYDLAEPDRTHAVRLLGSVFNGYVGLELGGSFSHSAPDTDETWVRVLDALDALLRNWPAA; translated from the coding sequence ATGGGACGGGTCGGACTGACCACGGAGCGCCTCGTGGGGGCGGGCGCCGAGCTCGCCGACGAGGCCGGCTTCGAGGAGGTGACCGTCTCGGCCCTGGCCCGGCGGTTCGATGTCAAGGTGGCGAGTCTGTACTCGCACGTGAAGAACTCTCAGGACCTCAGGACCAGGATCGCGCTGCTCGCCCTCGATGAGCTCGCCGACCGGGCCGCCGACGCCCTGGCGGGCCGGGCCGGCAAGGACGCCCTGACCGCCCTGGCCAACGTCTACCGCGACTACGCGCACGAGCATCCCGGCCGCTACGCCGCCGCCCAGCTGCGGCTCGACCCCGAGACGGCGGCCGCGAGCGCCGGCGTCCGGCACGCGCAGATGACCCGGGCGCTGCTGCGCGGCTACGACCTGGCGGAGCCGGACCGCACGCACGCGGTCCGGCTGCTCGGCAGCGTGTTCAACGGTTACGTCGGCCTGGAGCTGGGCGGGAGTTTCAGCCACAGCGCGCCGGACACGGACGAGACCTGGGTCCGGGTCCTGGACGCCCTCGACGCCCTGCTGCGCAACTGGCCCGCCGCATGA
- a CDS encoding FBP domain-containing protein, translating to MKPLTEAEIRAAFVNCTKGEAKRLSVPRDLADRPWDDLDYLGWRDPQAPDRAYLAVELDGRLKALALRTSAAGPGQSRRSMCRLCLTTHSGGVSLMVAPKAGRAGQQGNSVGAYICSDLACSLYVRGRRDAGIGARLHETITLEERIERTVAHLAAFVSKVTG from the coding sequence ATGAAGCCGCTGACCGAAGCAGAGATCCGCGCCGCGTTCGTGAACTGCACCAAGGGCGAGGCGAAACGCCTGTCAGTACCGCGCGACCTCGCCGACCGCCCGTGGGACGACCTGGACTATCTGGGCTGGCGTGACCCCCAGGCCCCCGACCGCGCCTACCTCGCCGTGGAGCTCGACGGCAGGCTGAAGGCCCTCGCCCTGCGCACCTCCGCCGCCGGCCCCGGGCAGTCCCGGCGCAGCATGTGCCGGCTGTGCCTGACCACCCACTCCGGCGGCGTCTCGCTGATGGTCGCGCCGAAGGCCGGCCGGGCCGGTCAGCAGGGCAACTCGGTGGGCGCCTACATCTGCAGCGACCTCGCCTGCTCGCTGTACGTGCGGGGCAGGCGGGACGCGGGCATCGGGGCGCGACTGCACGAGACGATCACGCTGGAGGAGAGGATCGAGCGGACGGTCGCCCACCTCGCCGCGTTCGTCTCCAAGGTGACGGGCTGA
- a CDS encoding acyl-CoA dehydrogenase family protein, with protein sequence MTVSPHVPAPKAPAPRFLLDAEQRAFAESLHAMLAAAGTPAVIRDWSRGERTAGRALWSRIAAAGVFALAVPQAYEGLGPRPVELAVAFVELGRYAVPGPLVETVAAAAALRAPGPAGRFLPGLASGESMATLAREGGYALDGDAAAARLVLAADGLRLAPGHGPVRASLDPARRLTRLLPGGELLDPDPPAEGALLWARLATAAQALGVGLALLDRTVGYVRQRVQFGVPVGSFQAVKHRLADAKIALEFARPLVLGAAVTMTPADVAAAKVSACEAAYATARTALQLHGAIGYTAEYDLSLWLTKARALRTAWGAPDDCRAEVLRARA encoded by the coding sequence ATGACCGTCTCGCCGCACGTCCCCGCACCGAAGGCGCCCGCGCCGCGCTTCCTCCTCGACGCCGAGCAGCGGGCCTTCGCCGAGTCGCTGCACGCCATGCTGGCCGCGGCCGGCACACCGGCCGTGATCCGCGACTGGAGCCGGGGCGAGCGGACGGCCGGGCGGGCGCTGTGGTCGCGGATCGCCGCGGCCGGCGTCTTCGCGCTCGCGGTCCCGCAGGCGTACGAAGGGCTGGGGCCGCGGCCCGTGGAACTGGCCGTCGCCTTCGTGGAGTTGGGGCGGTATGCGGTGCCCGGCCCGCTGGTGGAGACGGTGGCCGCGGCCGCGGCGCTGCGCGCTCCGGGGCCGGCCGGGCGGTTCCTGCCGGGCCTGGCCTCGGGCGAGTCGATGGCGACGCTGGCGCGGGAGGGCGGGTACGCCCTGGACGGCGACGCGGCGGCGGCACGGCTGGTGCTGGCCGCGGACGGGCTGCGGCTCGCCCCGGGACACGGCCCGGTCCGCGCGTCCCTGGACCCGGCCCGACGGCTCACCCGGCTGCTGCCGGGCGGTGAACTCCTCGACCCGGATCCGCCCGCGGAGGGCGCCCTGCTGTGGGCCCGTCTCGCCACCGCCGCGCAGGCGCTGGGCGTGGGTCTCGCACTGCTGGACCGGACGGTGGGGTATGTGCGGCAGCGCGTCCAGTTCGGGGTGCCCGTCGGGTCGTTCCAGGCGGTCAAGCACCGGCTGGCGGACGCCAAGATCGCGCTGGAGTTCGCCCGTCCCCTGGTGCTGGGCGCAGCCGTGACGATGACCCCGGCGGACGTGGCCGCGGCGAAGGTGAGCGCCTGCGAGGCGGCGTACGCGACCGCCCGCACCGCGCTCCAGCTGCACGGCGCGATCGGCTACACGGCGGAGTACGACCTGTCGCTGTGGCTGACCAAGGCCCGCGCGCTGCGTACGGCGTGGGGCGCCCCGGACGACTGCCGGGCGGAGGTGCTGCGCGCCCGCGCCTGA
- a CDS encoding acyl-CoA dehydrogenase family protein, producing the protein MDLTHSPADEAFRAEAREWLHAHVPPEPLPSLETAEGFAAHRAWEAELASGGWSAVNWPRRYGGRECGLMRWLLFEEEYYAAGAPGRVGQNGVSLLAPTLFEHGTEQQRARVLPAMACGETIWAQAWSEPEAGSDLASLRARAVRVPGGWRLSGQKTWSSRAAFADRAFGLFRSDAEAPKPHQGLTYVMFDLRAEGVTVRPIGRLDGKPAFAELFLDEVFVADEDVIGEPGQGWRIAMATAADERGLTLRSPGRFLAAAERLHALWRAQGGPQGARAQVADALIGARAYQLATFATASRFLGGERVGAEASLNKVFWSEYDIALHETALDLLGEEGEFAEEEWSQRYVFALAGPIYAGTNEIQRDIIAEHLLGLPRGRR; encoded by the coding sequence GTGGATCTCACGCACTCCCCCGCCGACGAGGCGTTCCGCGCCGAGGCCCGGGAATGGCTGCACGCGCATGTGCCGCCCGAGCCGCTGCCCTCGCTGGAGACCGCCGAGGGCTTCGCCGCGCATCGCGCCTGGGAGGCCGAACTGGCCTCGGGCGGCTGGTCGGCGGTGAACTGGCCGAGGCGGTACGGCGGACGGGAGTGCGGTCTCATGCGCTGGCTGCTCTTCGAGGAGGAGTACTACGCGGCGGGCGCGCCGGGCCGGGTCGGCCAGAACGGCGTGAGCCTCCTCGCGCCGACCCTGTTCGAGCACGGCACCGAGCAGCAGCGCGCGCGTGTGCTGCCCGCGATGGCGTGCGGCGAGACCATCTGGGCGCAGGCCTGGTCGGAGCCGGAGGCCGGTTCGGACCTGGCCTCGTTGCGGGCCCGGGCGGTGCGGGTCCCCGGCGGCTGGCGGCTCAGCGGTCAGAAGACGTGGTCCTCGCGCGCGGCCTTCGCCGACCGCGCCTTCGGTCTGTTCCGCAGTGACGCCGAGGCGCCGAAACCCCATCAGGGGCTCACCTACGTCATGTTCGACCTGCGGGCCGAGGGCGTCACCGTCCGCCCGATCGGCCGTCTCGACGGGAAGCCGGCGTTCGCCGAACTGTTCCTGGACGAGGTGTTCGTGGCGGACGAGGACGTGATCGGCGAGCCGGGCCAGGGCTGGCGGATCGCGATGGCGACAGCGGCCGACGAACGCGGGCTGACGCTGCGCTCCCCCGGCCGCTTCCTCGCCGCGGCGGAGCGGCTGCACGCGCTCTGGCGGGCGCAGGGCGGTCCGCAGGGCGCGCGGGCACAGGTCGCGGACGCGCTGATCGGCGCCCGCGCCTACCAGTTGGCCACCTTCGCGACCGCTTCCCGGTTCCTCGGCGGCGAGCGCGTGGGCGCCGAGGCGAGCCTGAACAAGGTCTTCTGGTCCGAGTACGACATCGCCCTGCACGAGACGGCGCTGGATCTCCTCGGCGAGGAGGGCGAGTTCGCCGAGGAGGAGTGGTCGCAGCGGTACGTCTTCGCTCTCGCCGGGCCGATCTACGCGGGCACCAACGAGATCCAGCGCGACATCATCGCCGAGCACCTGCTCGGCCTGCCGAGGGGACGCCGATGA
- a CDS encoding SDR family oxidoreductase has protein sequence MTGVESPAYVPGHGLLRGRTAVVTAAAGAGIGQAVARRFLEEGARVLISDAHARRLKAHESALAEEFGPASVAALPCDVTDEDQVRALFDAAADAHGRLDIVVNNAGLGGTAHLADMTDDQWNRVLDVTLNGTFRCTRAALRRMRDTGGGVIVNNASVVGWRAQAGQAHYAAAKAGVMALTRCAAIEAAACGVRVNAVSPSLAMHPHLVKVTSAELLEELTAREAFGRYAEPWEVANVIVFLASGYSSYMTGEVVSVSGQHP, from the coding sequence ATGACAGGCGTCGAGAGTCCGGCATACGTGCCCGGTCACGGGCTGCTCAGGGGGCGCACCGCCGTCGTCACGGCCGCGGCCGGGGCCGGCATCGGCCAAGCCGTCGCACGGCGCTTCCTGGAAGAAGGGGCGCGCGTGCTGATCAGCGACGCCCACGCCCGGCGGCTCAAAGCCCACGAGAGCGCGCTGGCCGAGGAGTTCGGGCCGGCGTCGGTGGCGGCCCTGCCCTGTGACGTCACCGACGAGGACCAGGTGCGGGCTCTGTTCGACGCCGCCGCCGACGCCCACGGCAGGCTGGACATCGTCGTCAACAACGCCGGCCTCGGCGGCACCGCCCACCTCGCGGACATGACGGACGACCAGTGGAACCGCGTCCTCGACGTCACACTGAACGGCACCTTCCGCTGCACCCGGGCCGCCCTGCGGCGGATGCGCGACACCGGCGGCGGCGTCATCGTCAACAACGCCTCCGTCGTCGGCTGGCGCGCCCAGGCCGGGCAGGCGCACTACGCGGCGGCGAAAGCGGGCGTGATGGCACTGACCCGCTGCGCGGCGATCGAGGCCGCCGCCTGCGGCGTACGGGTCAACGCCGTCTCACCCAGCCTCGCCATGCACCCGCACCTGGTGAAGGTCACCTCCGCCGAACTGCTGGAGGAGCTCACCGCACGCGAGGCCTTCGGACGGTACGCCGAGCCCTGGGAGGTCGCCAACGTGATCGTGTTCCTGGCGTCCGGCTACTCCTCGTACATGACCGGCGAAGTGGTCTCCGTCAGCGGCCAGCATCCCTAG
- a CDS encoding TetR/AcrR family transcriptional regulator, which translates to MPPTKPSAQPAAKKKPQVTAAPARRRELLETAAEVFAEQGYNATTVRKIADHAGMLAGSLYYHFDSKESMLEEILRSFLDELWDGYDTVLAAPLGPRETLEALVTESFREIDRHRAAVAIYQKESRQLVAQERFAFLADSQRRFETAWLSTLERGVAARVFRADLDVRLTYRFVRDTVWVAASWYRPGGQHSPEEIARQYLSMVLDGIAVRE; encoded by the coding sequence GTGCCTCCTACGAAGCCTTCCGCCCAGCCTGCTGCGAAGAAGAAGCCCCAGGTGACCGCCGCGCCCGCCCGGCGCCGCGAACTCCTCGAGACCGCTGCCGAGGTCTTCGCCGAGCAGGGCTACAACGCCACCACCGTGCGCAAGATCGCGGACCACGCGGGCATGCTCGCGGGCAGCCTCTACTACCACTTCGACTCCAAGGAGTCGATGCTCGAGGAGATCCTGCGCAGCTTCCTCGACGAACTGTGGGACGGCTACGACACCGTCCTGGCGGCCCCGCTGGGCCCCCGCGAGACCCTCGAGGCCCTGGTCACCGAGTCGTTCAGGGAGATCGACCGGCACCGTGCCGCCGTCGCGATCTACCAGAAGGAGAGCAGGCAGCTGGTGGCGCAGGAACGGTTCGCGTTCCTCGCCGACTCCCAGCGCAGATTCGAGACGGCGTGGCTCTCCACGCTGGAACGCGGCGTCGCAGCCCGGGTCTTCCGGGCCGATCTCGACGTCCGTCTCACCTACCGGTTCGTCCGCGACACGGTGTGGGTCGCCGCGTCCTGGTACCGGCCCGGCGGGCAGCACAGCCCGGAGGAGATCGCCCGCCAGTACCTGTCGATGGTGCTGGACGGCATCGCCGTCCGTGAATAG